A region of Streptomyces paludis DNA encodes the following proteins:
- a CDS encoding TetR/AcrR family transcriptional regulator encodes MSTAPKRPPARDRILDTACELFYTHGIHAVGVDRLIAESGVAKATLYKQFPSKDDVVAAYLRRMDDRWRRLLRSAALAAGDDPREQLFGLFVALERAARDATLGCAFINAAAEYAPGSTPHTITADHKRSVREWVRGLAAEAGATDPGTLAFQLTVLIDGTLAATHVGQADEAAAAAKRAARALIDAACPAPA; translated from the coding sequence ATGAGCACCGCTCCCAAGCGACCCCCGGCCCGGGACCGCATACTCGACACCGCCTGCGAGCTGTTCTACACCCATGGCATCCACGCCGTGGGGGTGGACCGGCTGATCGCGGAGTCGGGAGTGGCCAAGGCCACGCTCTACAAGCAGTTCCCCAGCAAGGACGACGTGGTCGCCGCGTATCTGCGCCGCATGGACGACCGCTGGCGGCGCCTGCTGCGCTCGGCCGCGCTCGCGGCCGGGGACGATCCGCGCGAGCAGCTCTTCGGCCTCTTCGTCGCGCTGGAGCGCGCGGCCCGGGATGCCACCCTGGGTTGCGCGTTCATCAACGCGGCGGCGGAGTACGCCCCGGGCAGCACACCGCACACCATCACCGCCGACCACAAGCGCTCGGTCCGCGAGTGGGTGCGCGGCCTGGCCGCCGAGGCCGGCGCCACGGATCCCGGCACCCTCGCGTTCCAGCTCACCGTCCTTATCGACGGCACCCTGGCCGCGACCCATGTCGGGCAGGCGGACGAGGCCGCCGCGGCTG
- the lpdA gene encoding dihydrolipoyl dehydrogenase, producing the protein MDEQGEHFDVVVLGAGPGGYVAAIRAAQLGKRVAVVEERYWGGVCLNVGCIPTKALLRNAELAHIFTREAKTFGIKVDGQISFDYGEAFRRSRKVADGRVKGVHYLMKKNGITEINGRGTFLDPHTLQVADYDGNTRTVGFDHCVIATGATPKLLPGTRRTSRVVTFEEQILSDDLPDSLVIAGAGAIGVEFAYVLHNYGVKVTIVEFLDRVAPLEDAEVSAELAKQYRRLGIDVLTSTRVESIDESGPRVRVTVTGKDGAQRVLEADKVLQAIGFAPNVTGYGLENTGVRVTERGAIDVDGRCRTSVPHLYAIGDVTAKLMLAHAAEAMGVIAAETIADAETMELDYAMIPRATFCQPQIASFGYTEAQAKERGYDVRVAKFPFTANAKAHGLGDATGFVKLISDAEHGEIVGAHLIGPDVTELLPELTLAQQWDLTVHEVARNVHAHPTLGEAVKEAVHGLAGHMINM; encoded by the coding sequence ATGGACGAGCAGGGCGAGCACTTCGACGTCGTGGTACTCGGCGCGGGCCCCGGTGGCTATGTCGCCGCCATTCGCGCCGCCCAGCTGGGCAAACGCGTCGCGGTGGTGGAGGAGCGGTACTGGGGCGGCGTCTGTCTGAACGTGGGCTGCATCCCCACCAAGGCCCTGCTGCGCAACGCCGAACTGGCGCACATCTTCACACGCGAGGCGAAGACGTTCGGCATCAAGGTCGACGGGCAGATCTCCTTCGACTACGGGGAGGCGTTCCGCCGCAGCCGGAAGGTCGCGGACGGCCGGGTCAAGGGCGTCCACTACCTGATGAAGAAGAACGGGATCACGGAGATCAACGGCCGCGGGACCTTCCTCGACCCGCACACCCTCCAGGTGGCGGACTACGACGGCAACACCCGCACCGTCGGCTTCGACCACTGCGTCATCGCCACCGGTGCGACTCCCAAGCTGCTGCCCGGTACCCGCCGCACCTCCCGGGTGGTCACGTTCGAGGAGCAGATCCTCTCCGACGACCTGCCGGACTCCCTGGTGATCGCAGGCGCCGGGGCCATCGGCGTCGAGTTCGCGTACGTCCTGCACAACTACGGGGTGAAGGTCACCATCGTCGAGTTCCTCGACCGCGTCGCCCCGCTGGAGGACGCCGAGGTCTCCGCCGAACTGGCCAAGCAGTACCGGAGACTCGGCATCGACGTCCTCACCTCGACCCGCGTCGAGTCCATCGACGAGTCCGGCCCGCGGGTGCGCGTCACCGTCACCGGCAAGGACGGCGCGCAGCGGGTCCTGGAGGCCGACAAGGTGCTCCAGGCGATCGGCTTCGCCCCGAACGTCACCGGTTACGGCCTGGAGAACACCGGTGTGCGCGTCACCGAGCGCGGCGCCATCGACGTCGACGGCCGCTGCCGTACGTCCGTACCGCACCTCTACGCCATCGGCGATGTCACCGCGAAGCTGATGCTCGCGCACGCCGCCGAGGCGATGGGGGTGATCGCCGCCGAGACGATCGCGGACGCCGAGACGATGGAGCTGGACTACGCGATGATCCCGCGCGCCACCTTCTGCCAGCCGCAGATCGCCAGCTTCGGCTACACCGAGGCACAGGCGAAGGAGCGGGGGTACGACGTCCGCGTCGCGAAGTTCCCGTTCACCGCGAACGCCAAGGCCCACGGCCTGGGCGACGCGACCGGCTTCGTGAAGCTGATCAGCGACGCGGAGCACGGCGAGATCGTCGGCGCCCATCTCATCGGCCCGGACGTCACCGAACTGCTTCCCGAACTGACGCTCGCCCAGCAGTGGGACCTCACGGTCCACGAGGTCGCGCGCAATGTCCATGCCCACCCCACCCTGGGCGAGGCGGTCAAGGAGGCCGTCCACGGCCTCGCGGGCCACATGATCAACATGTAG
- a CDS encoding aldo/keto reductase: MRYTTFGHLTGLRVSEYALGTANFGTGWGAGAEPDEARRIFDRFAEAGGTFLDTADAYQFGESEELTGKFIAADRDHFVLATKFTLGAAPQPSISRTGNSRKNMVTSVEASLKRLGTDSIDLLWVHFPDELTPIEEILRGLDDLVSSGKIHHIGLSNFPAWRVSRAVALAELRNWAPVVGIQNEYSLVERSADRELLPMAESLGLGAALWSPLGGGLLTGKYRRGTEGRLSDLGAVIHTESTDQKTSVVDAVLAVAEESGATPAQVAVAWVRERAARSTTPLVPIIGPRGLAQLDSYLGALDVQLSPEQFARLSDVSAIPLGVPHEAIAASLGGIQGGDPGVVDRPSAPVA; the protein is encoded by the coding sequence ATGCGTTACACGACCTTCGGGCACCTGACCGGACTGCGGGTGTCCGAGTACGCGCTCGGCACGGCGAACTTCGGCACCGGCTGGGGCGCCGGTGCCGAGCCGGACGAGGCGCGCCGTATCTTCGACCGGTTCGCCGAAGCGGGCGGCACCTTCCTCGACACCGCCGACGCCTACCAGTTCGGCGAGTCGGAGGAGCTGACGGGCAAGTTCATCGCCGCCGACCGCGACCACTTCGTCCTGGCCACCAAGTTCACCCTCGGTGCCGCGCCGCAGCCGAGCATCTCCAGGACGGGCAACAGCCGCAAGAACATGGTGACTTCGGTGGAGGCCAGCCTGAAGCGCCTGGGCACCGACTCCATCGATCTGCTCTGGGTGCACTTCCCCGACGAGCTGACCCCCATCGAGGAGATTCTGCGCGGACTGGACGACCTCGTCAGCTCCGGCAAGATCCACCACATCGGGCTGTCCAACTTCCCCGCCTGGCGGGTCTCCCGGGCCGTGGCCCTCGCGGAGCTGAGGAACTGGGCGCCCGTCGTGGGCATCCAGAACGAGTACAGCCTGGTCGAGCGGTCCGCCGACCGCGAACTGCTGCCGATGGCCGAGAGCCTCGGACTGGGCGCCGCCCTGTGGTCCCCGCTCGGCGGCGGGCTGCTGACGGGCAAGTACCGGCGCGGCACCGAGGGGCGGCTGAGCGACCTGGGGGCGGTCATCCACACGGAGAGCACCGACCAGAAGACCTCCGTCGTCGACGCCGTGCTGGCCGTCGCCGAGGAGAGCGGCGCGACGCCCGCGCAGGTGGCGGTGGCCTGGGTACGGGAGCGCGCCGCCCGGTCCACGACCCCGCTCGTCCCGATCATCGGGCCGCGCGGTCTCGCCCAGCTCGACAGCTACCTCGGCGCGCTCGACGTCCAGCTGTCTCCCGAGCAGTTCGCCCGGCTGTCGGACGTCAGCGCGATACCGCTCGGAGTTCCCCACGAGGCGATCGCCGCCTCCCTGGGCGGCATCCAGGGAGGCGACCCCGGCGTCGTCGACCGGCCGTCCGCGCCGGTGGCCTGA
- a CDS encoding SDR family oxidoreductase — translation MELKDAVAVVTGANRGLGRHLAAQLVERGAKVYATARRPETVDIPGVVPLLLDVTDEESIRAAAHTASDATLLVNNAGISTFTPLIAGGLDAVRQEMETNYFGPLHVTRAFAPVIEGNGGGAVLNILSVLSWLHPAGLGSYAAAKAAAWALTDATREELAPRGIAVSALHVGYMDTDMAAEAPADQKADPAEVAAQALHGIETGLPEILADETTRYVKQSLTTSPITV, via the coding sequence ATGGAACTGAAGGACGCGGTCGCGGTGGTCACCGGTGCCAACCGGGGGCTCGGACGCCATCTGGCCGCCCAGCTCGTGGAGCGCGGCGCGAAGGTCTACGCGACGGCCCGCCGGCCCGAGACGGTCGACATACCGGGCGTCGTACCGCTGCTGCTCGACGTGACGGACGAGGAGTCGATCCGGGCCGCGGCACACACCGCGTCCGACGCGACACTGCTGGTGAACAACGCGGGCATCTCCACCTTCACACCGCTGATCGCGGGCGGCCTGGACGCGGTGCGCCAGGAGATGGAGACGAACTACTTCGGTCCGCTCCACGTGACACGGGCCTTCGCCCCCGTCATCGAGGGCAACGGCGGCGGCGCCGTGCTCAACATCCTGTCCGTCCTGTCCTGGCTGCACCCCGCCGGCCTCGGCTCGTACGCCGCCGCCAAGGCCGCCGCATGGGCGCTGACCGACGCGACCCGGGAGGAGCTGGCGCCCCGCGGTATCGCCGTCTCGGCGCTGCACGTCGGCTACATGGACACCGACATGGCCGCGGAAGCGCCCGCCGACCAGAAGGCCGACCCCGCGGAGGTCGCCGCGCAGGCGCTGCACGGCATCGAGACGGGCCTGCCCGAGATCCTCGCCGACGAGACCACCCGGTACGTCAAGCAGAGCCTGACCACGTCGCCGATCACGGTCTGA
- a CDS encoding TetR/AcrR family transcriptional regulator translates to MGRVSQAQAEENRRRVVHTASRLFREQGTQVSVADLMKAAGLTHGGFYKQFASKEALVDEATAHAFGEFGRLYQDGLARHAGQRDAAQQALIGTYLSVQHRDSAADGCPVAGLVTDMAREPGEGDARRTYTEGVGEFAEWLATEDQDGIARLCTMLGALVLSRATKGSPLSEEILDAAREALTESG, encoded by the coding sequence ATGGGCCGCGTATCGCAGGCGCAGGCCGAGGAGAACCGCCGGCGGGTCGTGCACACCGCCTCCCGGCTGTTCCGGGAGCAGGGCACCCAGGTCAGCGTCGCCGACCTCATGAAGGCCGCCGGTCTGACCCATGGCGGCTTCTACAAGCAGTTCGCCTCCAAGGAGGCGCTCGTCGACGAGGCCACCGCCCACGCCTTCGGCGAGTTCGGCCGGCTCTACCAGGACGGACTGGCGCGGCACGCCGGGCAGCGGGACGCGGCCCAGCAGGCGCTGATCGGTACCTATCTCTCCGTCCAGCACCGCGACAGCGCGGCGGACGGCTGTCCCGTCGCCGGGCTCGTCACCGACATGGCGCGCGAACCCGGAGAGGGCGACGCCCGCCGTACGTACACGGAAGGAGTGGGCGAATTCGCCGAGTGGCTGGCCACCGAGGACCAGGACGGAATCGCCCGGCTCTGCACGATGCTCGGCGCGCTCGTCCTGTCCCGGGCGACCAAGGGCTCCCCGCTCTCCGAGGAGATCCTCGACGCGGCGCGCGAGGCATTGACGGAATCAGGCTGA
- a CDS encoding GNAT family N-acetyltransferase, with the protein MTSQPFVRPYRATDQQDMYDICIRTGEEGGDARHLYEDHGLLPSVFAGPYAALEPDLAFVVDDGAGRPVGYIVGTADTGLFVERFRTEWLPTVAERYPAPAGPPSTPADIMAVLLHSPERMLVPELAPYPAHLHIDLLPGHQRAGFGRALMARFLDALAGKGVPAVHLGMVTANTPARAFYDRVGFEVIPVRDPGPLTYLGRATTGTV; encoded by the coding sequence ATGACCAGTCAGCCCTTCGTGCGTCCGTACCGCGCGACGGACCAGCAGGACATGTACGACATCTGTATACGCACGGGTGAAGAGGGCGGCGACGCGCGCCACTTGTACGAGGACCACGGGCTGCTGCCCAGCGTCTTCGCCGGTCCGTATGCGGCACTCGAACCCGATCTGGCCTTTGTCGTCGACGACGGTGCCGGCCGGCCCGTCGGCTATATCGTCGGGACCGCGGACACCGGACTGTTCGTGGAACGCTTCCGTACGGAGTGGCTGCCCACCGTCGCGGAGCGCTATCCGGCCCCGGCCGGGCCGCCGAGCACCCCGGCCGACATCATGGCCGTACTCCTGCACAGCCCCGAACGCATGCTGGTGCCCGAGCTGGCCCCGTACCCCGCCCATCTCCACATCGATCTGCTGCCCGGACACCAGCGCGCCGGATTCGGGCGCGCGTTGATGGCGCGGTTCCTCGACGCGCTCGCCGGCAAGGGCGTCCCCGCCGTCCATCTGGGGATGGTCACGGCCAACACCCCGGCCAGGGCGTTCTACGACCGGGTGGGCTTCGAGGTGATCCCGGTGCGTGACCCGGGCCCCCTGACCTATCTCGGGCGCGCCACCACGGGCACCGTGTGA
- a CDS encoding hydroxyethylthiazole kinase → MEEITYEDPAVAGGIAAIRAGSPFVYGLTNYVAANLSANVLLAVGAGPAIGAAADFPTVFPAGAGAVWINTAALISNPAEPVTAAARAARAAGTRWVLDPVAVGAGAVEYDAFVASLLDHRPTVIRGNASELTALAGGDSTGRGVETTLSSADAVGAAEELARRTGAVVAVSGPTDYLTDGTRTVAVPGGDVRLTQVTGAGCSLGALIAGALAVVPDALTATAVAHAAYAVAAERAGARTTGTGSFAVALVDELSLLAV, encoded by the coding sequence GTGGAAGAGATCACCTACGAAGACCCGGCTGTCGCCGGGGGAATCGCGGCCATCCGCGCCGGTTCCCCGTTCGTCTACGGCCTCACCAACTACGTCGCCGCCAACCTCAGCGCCAATGTGCTGCTCGCCGTCGGCGCGGGCCCCGCCATCGGCGCCGCGGCCGACTTCCCCACCGTCTTCCCGGCGGGCGCCGGTGCCGTGTGGATCAACACGGCCGCGCTCATCAGCAACCCCGCCGAACCGGTGACCGCGGCGGCCCGCGCGGCCCGGGCGGCGGGGACCCGGTGGGTGCTGGACCCGGTGGCGGTGGGCGCGGGAGCCGTCGAGTACGACGCGTTCGTCGCCTCCCTCCTCGACCACCGCCCCACCGTCATCCGCGGCAACGCCAGCGAACTGACCGCCCTCGCGGGCGGTGACAGCACCGGCAGGGGAGTGGAGACCACCCTCTCCTCCGCGGACGCCGTCGGCGCCGCCGAGGAGCTGGCCCGGCGTACCGGCGCCGTCGTCGCCGTCAGCGGCCCCACCGACTACCTCACCGACGGCACCCGTACGGTCGCCGTGCCCGGCGGTGATGTCCGGCTGACCCAGGTGACCGGCGCCGGATGCAGCCTCGGGGCGCTGATCGCGGGCGCGCTCGCCGTCGTGCCGGACGCGCTGACCGCCACCGCGGTCGCGCACGCCGCGTACGCCGTCGCCGCCGAACGGGCCGGCGCCCGGACCACCGGTACCGGCTCCTTCGCCGTCGCCCTGGTCGACGAGCTGTCCCTGCTCGCGGTCTGA